The following is a genomic window from Bacillus sp. V2I10.
GTTTCGGACAACCCATACATTCATTCTTCAACTATCATGCACCTTTTTTGGCATAACTCAAAAATTCAAGATGAACCATCTAATTTCCTTTCTTACTCCAGAATCCTGGTCCAATACACGAAAGAGACGCGTTCCTAAATAAACGCGCCCTTTAGTTAATGCAAGATCTTCTCTTTTAATATTGAATTTCTCTTTATCCGGATTGGTCTTTTTCAATCGATGGGGTACCCCATGCCAAAACACTGAAAAAAAGAGTTTTATGTGTTATAGGGCCTAATCCTAAAATTACTTAATGAATTCTGCTATTGAATGAAAAAAGATTGTTTAATTAATACTAATTAGTTTCAAAATTACATTCTATGAAGCATAATGGTAATAAATCACAGTCGGTATTTTATGCTAATTAGAGGTTGTGGAATGTATGGTTTAAGAAATCTACAGAAGGAAGATAAAATTTCATTATATCGAGTGAAGGAGAATACTTGCAGGGAGATTGGGGGAAGAATCATATTGGAGAAAGTAATAGTTATCGGAGGAAGCATCGCTGGGAAACTAGCTGCTAAAGCCCTATCACATACTTTTCGACAAGTAATCATCTTGGAAGCAGGTGAAAGATGGAGGGAAAAAGCCCCTTGCAAGAGAGTGCCACAAAGCTATCATCCTCATGTTTTATTAAAAGGAGGAGAAGAAGCAATTGTGAAATTGTTTCCACACTTCTTTGATCAATTAATAGAGGACGGGAGTATTGTAAATAACTTTACAAGAGATTTGAAGTGGCATCATTTTGGTTTCTGGAAAAAACGATTTCTAGGAGAATTAGAAATGGTTCAACAAAGCCGCCCTATGTTAGAGTGGCATTTACAACACCGTATTGATCAAATTCCCAATATTGCAACCGAGTACGAAACAAAGGCCGAGCAACTATTATTAGATCATCAACATAATAAAATATCTGGAGTACGGGTGCGCTCCCTTAAGACAGGAAGAGAAAAAGAACTTCTTGCAAATATGGTTGTTGATGCTAGCGGATTTGGTTCAAAGAGTGTAGATTGGCTAAAATCATTTGGTATAGAGGTTAAGGAAGAAAAGGTGTGGATTCAACTTTTTTATGCCACCAAACTCTTTCGTCTGAAAAATCAGGACCGTCCAGACTGGTGTAATCTTCTGATTTCTCCCAGTTTCCCTGAAAACCCTTACGGTGCATTTATTCAAACGATTGAAGAGAATCGTTTTTCTGTTACCTTTAGTGGTTATGCCAATGAAAGTGCGCCAAGAACAAATGAGGAATTTTTCTCTTATGCACAAAAGTTACCCGTCCCTAATGTGGTTCAATTTCTAGAACAAGTGGAGCCAATTTCAGAAATAAAAATACATACGATTCCTTATCAGGTGCGTCGACGTTTTGACCTTGCAGAGTCCCGGAGGGTTTCCTAGTTGTTGGAGACGCTCACTGTCGCTTTGACCCGGTATTTGGACAAGGGATATCTGTCGCTGCTATGGAAGCCTTAGAGTTAAAAAGTTATTTTAAAAATTTTGCGTATCCTGATAAAAAGTTCACCAAAACACTTCACAAGAGATTTTCTAATTTGATTGCAACTCCATGGGAGATGGCAATTACAGAGGCATTTCGCCACCCCGATATTAATGGAGACAAACCTCTCATACAGCCGATTAAACAATGGTATAGTAAAAAAGTATATCAGCTTTCGGCTTTTGATCCGGAAGTTTATCTTAGATTAGTTAGAGTAATGAATTTGATGCGGCCTCCCTTGCACCTTTTCCACCCTAAAGTAGGGTTTGCTATATTAACCAATCAGAAGAAAAAGAGTAAGAAACAAACAAATGTTAAGAAGTCGACATCCTATAAAAGCTAATCTACGAATGTTGGGATCTCTTTTAATCATTAAATACAATCAATCGGGCGCTTTTTCTTTAAAAAGAGCGTCTCTTTGGGTTCTGGCGCAAAAAAACGTTCGCTAGCAACTTAAAGGAAACTGGTTCTCTATGTTTCTAGGAATAGATTTTTGCACCAGAACCTAATTACTGATCTTTTGAAATATTATTAGTTCTTTTCCTATTTACTATGATAATGATGGCAATGACAAAAGCAATTACACTATATATCCAGGTAACGCCTCCAATAATGGGCAAGGGTATTAGGAGAATATTTTTTTTCGTCTTTCTAATTGTTAAGAAAATGAGCATAAAGGATAGCAAAAGAAAAATTTCCGAAGCTTAACAGCTTGCTCATAATAAATTCCCTCCTTTTTAATTGTTTATAATCTGGAATTCATAGTAATATATTCAATAATATCTATCCAATGAAAATTTTTATTTCGGTCCTAAATATGCCCCTTTCTACTTCAAAACTCCCTTAGTCTTGAATTCAGTATAACTCAACATCTTCCATAAATCCCATAATATATTTCCATTTAAACCCAATTAATCAGTGATACTGATGTAAAAGTACACTTTTTCAAACGCCAGTATAACCTTAAAGATCCTTATGCTATGCTTGTTGACTTGAGCACTCGATAGTTGAGAAAAGGAAAAGTAGTATTGAACTTTGCATATATATACACTTGCTATTTCTTTTTATCTATATTATATTAGTAATTGATCAATCACTAAATAATAAAGGATGTAAATTCATTGTCAAAAAAAAGGCAAAATACAGTTAACAGGCGAGAAGAAATTATTTCAGCAGCTATTGAAGTTTTTGCACAAGAAGGTTATTATCGGGCAACTACAATGAAAATTGCAGAAAAGGCTAAAATTTCTCAACCATATATTTTTCGTTTTTTTTCCTCAAAAGAGCTTATACTTGAGGAGGCATTAAAGGTTTCTTGGTCAAGAATTAATGATTCCTTTTTACAAGTTATTCGATCAGCTAAAGTCGAAAATCTTGAAAAGGAACTTATTGCAGCTTATACAGAGATTATGAACCATAATGAAAATGAAATTTTATTACAAATGCAGGCACAAACAATAAGGGAAGAAAACATTATAAAGGTTATGCAAGAAGAGTTTATGAAGATTCAATCTACTGTACTGAATGCTTTTAAAACTTCTGGCATGGAGAATCCCTCTGAAAAAACATTATTATTTTTAGCAAGAGGCATGTTATGCAATATTTCTTTATCTCTGCAACTTCCAGAACTAATGAAAATAGACGATTAAGAATCGTCTATTTTAAAAAATTATTTGTTATTGATTAATCACTAACTAAAATAAGGGAGGAATTTACATGAAGAAAGTCATAGTCCTAGGTGCAACTGGTGGAACTGGGATGGCTATTGTAGAAGAATTAATAAAAAGAGAGATTCAAACAATAGCCTTTGGACGTTCCATAACTAAACTTAATCAGTTAAAACAAAAACTCGGTAATTCTGAGTTATTATCCCTGCAAGAAGGAAATGCATTTGACTATATGAGTATTTATGAAGCATCAAAAGAAGTTGATGTTATTTTTCAATGTGTATCTGTTCCTTATCATGAAATGGAAACGTCACAACTAACTTTAGGTAGAGCTGTAATGACTGCAGCAAATAAATTAGGAAAAAAAATTGTGTTTGTAGATGGGATTTATCCTTATGGTAAAGCAACAAAAAAGTTTGTAGATGAAGAGCATTCAAAAAAACCTCATACAAAAAAAGGGAAAATAAAACTTGAATTAGAAAAGCTTATTTTTAGCGATCAGTGGAACGGGGCAAATCCAGTAATTGTAAGATTGCCAGATTATTATGGCCCCTCTGCTAATATTAACTCTTATTTAGGCATGACCATCTTAAATATTTCAAAAGGAAAATTATCCTCATATATAGGCTCTTTAAATATGCATAGAGAATATATTTATTTGCCCGATGCAGCAAAAATGATTATTGAACTTGCTGAAAACCAAAAGGCATATGGACAAAATTGGAACATACCTGGAAATAAAATAACAGGTAGAAAGCTTGTCCAACTTGCACAAACTTCCGCTGCACAAAAAAAACCAGTGATTCCTCTCAAAAAGACAACCATCAAAATAATTGGATGGTTTAGTCCTGTCATGCGTGAAATGGTAGAAATGTCTTATTTAACTGAAACACCTGTTTTTCTTGACGGAAGTAAATATGAACAGCATATTGGCCCTATTATTCAAACACCCTTTGAAATAGGTATACACCATACTATCCAGGCATTAAAGAAATAATTTATAAATGGTACTGGTATACTTACTGCTCTACCACTACTTTGGTCACAGAAGAGTCAAAAAGAAATTGAATGAAAGACCCAATAGCAAATGATCCTAGTGTGAGGGAGTTTAAAGCAACCGTAGACCCTTTCTGCGTTGCATTATTTGTTAAATCATGATTATTTCAATTGAGCTCATCTAGAACCCTCCCTTTTAAATTTTCATTACTTAGCTTTAATAAAAGCTAAATCTTCGAAGAAAGAAGGAGACTGATATTTTCTTTATCAGCCTCCTTAACTCTTAACTTAATTTTTCAATCACTGCTTCGGTTACAGATAACGTGGACTGAGGGTTTTGTCCTGTAATCAGGTTACCGTCGACTTCATAATAGGTTGACCAGTTTGGAGCAGCCACAAAAATGGCTCCTAAATCACGAATTTTGCTTTCCAATAAAAATGGTAAATGCTCACCTAAACCTGTATCTGCCTCTTCTCTATCTGTAAACGTATTAACACGTTTACCAGCTACAAGTGGCTGACCATTCGATAATGTTGCACCCACCCAGCCAGCAGGACCATGACAAACAGCAGCAACAATCTTATCCCCTTCATAGAAATCACGTAATAATTCCTGAAGTTTTTGGTTATCTGGGAGATCAAACATCGTTCCATGACCACCAGGCAAGAAAATAGCGTCGAAATCTTCGTCTGATACTTCATCAAGTTTCAGCGTGGCTTGCAAATATTTTTGTATCTAAGATCTCTTTCGGGGTATTTTCATCTACACTGCCGGGATCAACTATACTTCTTCCACCAAGAGGACTTGCTACTATAATATTGTATCCTTTCTTGGTGAATTCAATATATGCTTCAGCAAACTCAGATAACCAAATACCTGTTACACGGAAGTAACAACTTTATCTATAGATGAGAACGATCCTAGTTAAATAAAAACACCGTAAGTATCTCACGGTGTTTTTATTAAGCTTTTAAGTCATGATAATCAATTGGAAAAAGTCTTAAAGCATCGTAGTGATCTAGTTTCACCAAAGCACTTTGATGAGTCACATTGTCACTTCGTTTGAAGATTATAGAAACCATTCACCTTGGGCAATTTTCACTACTCTGCCTCCTACATAAACGTTGATTTTTCCATTATCATCACTTGCCTTTAAAAACAACAAAGAAGGTCTTTTGATTTCATATCCTTGTTCTACACGAATGTTTATTTCACTTTTTTCGAAATATCGGTATTTAACCAAGTAAGAAGCTAAACAACCATTAGAACTTCCAGTAGCTGCATCTTCGGGAATACCATAATAATCTGCAAAGTCTCGAACATTTAAATCATTTGCCGAATTATACGCTTCTGGAGAAAAAACCATAATTGCTTTTGCATCAGTATATTCAATTAACTCAAAGTATTTTTCTTTATTTATCTTTACTTTTTTAATGGCTTCTAAAGATTTTAATGGTACAACAATCACTGAAAGTCCAGTTGAAACCTCTTGGATAGGAAACCTTTCATCTATGTATTCCTTATCTATATTTAAAACATTTGAAACCTTATTCGAATCTAAGATACTACCAAATGTGGGTTCATTTTGTTTCATCCATAGAATTTCTTCTTGATTATCGAACGAAACTGGAATTTTTCCAGCTTTAAATTTTAAAATAAGTTTATCCAAGGGTCCCTCTAATACTTCGTTTTGAATGATATATGCAGTTCCTAAAGTAGGATGTCCAG
Proteins encoded in this region:
- a CDS encoding TetR/AcrR family transcriptional regulator yields the protein MSKKRQNTVNRREEIISAAIEVFAQEGYYRATTMKIAEKAKISQPYIFRFFSSKELILEEALKVSWSRINDSFLQVIRSAKVENLEKELIAAYTEIMNHNENEILLQMQAQTIREENIIKVMQEEFMKIQSTVLNAFKTSGMENPSEKTLLFLARGMLCNISLSLQLPELMKIDD
- a CDS encoding NAD-dependent epimerase/dehydratase family protein, whose amino-acid sequence is MKKVIVLGATGGTGMAIVEELIKREIQTIAFGRSITKLNQLKQKLGNSELLSLQEGNAFDYMSIYEASKEVDVIFQCVSVPYHEMETSQLTLGRAVMTAANKLGKKIVFVDGIYPYGKATKKFVDEEHSKKPHTKKGKIKLELEKLIFSDQWNGANPVIVRLPDYYGPSANINSYLGMTILNISKGKLSSYIGSLNMHREYIYLPDAAKMIIELAENQKAYGQNWNIPGNKITGRKLVQLAQTSAAQKKPVIPLKKTTIKIIGWFSPVMREMVEMSYLTETPVFLDGSKYEQHIGPIIQTPFEIGIHHTIQALKK
- a CDS encoding PhzF family phenazine biosynthesis protein, with the protein product MGKISYSIVDVFSQGKYTGNQLAVFKNAGNISDSEMQQIAKEINFSETTFILSDAKNDNGYDVRIFTPNEEVPFAGHPTLGTAYIIQNEVLEGPLDKLILKFKAGKIPVSFDNQEEILWMKQNEPTFGSILDSNKVSNVLNIDKEYIDERFPIQEVSTGLSVIVVPLKSLEAIKKVKINKEKYFELIEYTDAKAIMVFSPEAYNSANDLNVRDFADYYGIPEDAATGSSNGCLASYLVKYRYFEKSEINIRVEQGYEIKRPSLLFLKASDDNGKINVYVGGRVVKIAQGEWFL